The DNA window GTGCAGGAGGCTCGGATTATTGGCTGATGAGCGGGTTCGGAATGAGCGCTTTGCGATGAGTGTCGGTCGGTCTTGAACGACCGCAATTGAGCGCGAGCGAACCTCTCGCTCTTGGGTATCAAGTGTCAGATTTTGACCACTAGCTCTCCTTCTTGCGTGGTGGCCGCGGCGGCCCTTCCACCGGCGGCAGCGATTTCACGTATTCCGCGATGGCAGCGCGGTCCTCGGGCGACAATTGCGAGATGTTTCTGAGCACGCGCGCCATCGAGCCACCGACGGTGTCGCCATCGGGCATCTGCCCGGTTTCGAGGAAATAAGCGATGTCCTTCGCGCTCCAGTCGTCGAGCCCTTTTTGCGTGATGTTCGGCACCCAGCCCTCGCCTTCCGGATTCGGTCCACCGGCGAAGCGCTGCGAACTGATGATGCCGCCAAGGAAATTTCGGGGACTGTGACACTCCGCGCAATGGCCGAGGCTGTTGACCAGATAGGCGCCGCGATTCCACGACGCGGAGCGCGCAGCGTCGGGCACGAAAGGCTTGCCGTCCATGAACAGCCATTTCCAGATCCCGATGTTGCGCCTGATATTGAACGGAAACCGCACATCATGATCGCGCCCCTTGCCGGACACCGCGGGAAGCGTTTTCAGGTAGGCGAAGAGATCGCGGACGTCTTCGATTTTGGCATGCTGGTAAGAGGTGTAGGGAAAGGCCGGGAAATAATGAAATCCGGCCGGAGAGATTCCTTGCGTCACCGCGCGGACGAATTCCGCCTCGGTCCATCGCCCGATGCCGTCGACCGGATCGGGCGAGATATTGGGCGCATAAAACGTCCCGAACGGCGACGGGATGGCAAGCCCGCCGCCGAGTCGAAAGCGATCGGGCTGGCCGGGCACGGCATGGCAGGAGGAACATCCTCCGGCGTTGAAGGTTGTCAGTCCGTTCGTGCGGTTTGGCGTATAGGCCGGCTCGGTCACCGCCGGGATAAACGAGGTCGCCGTCAGCCACCAGTACACCCCAAAGGCAGCGACGGCGGCCAGAACGGCAACAAGGAAAATTCGTCGCGGCATTCATCGATCCGTCACTGTCCAGCTCAATCTATTGGCTAGTATGGCCGCTATTTCAGCCATAAGCTGCCGCAAAATTCGAGGCGTTTGAGTCCATTCCGGGAATAAAACCGGA is part of the Bradyrhizobium erythrophlei genome and encodes:
- a CDS encoding c-type cytochrome, with amino-acid sequence MPRRIFLVAVLAAVAAFGVYWWLTATSFIPAVTEPAYTPNRTNGLTTFNAGGCSSCHAVPGQPDRFRLGGGLAIPSPFGTFYAPNISPDPVDGIGRWTEAEFVRAVTQGISPAGFHYFPAFPYTSYQHAKIEDVRDLFAYLKTLPAVSGKGRDHDVRFPFNIRRNIGIWKWLFMDGKPFVPDAARSASWNRGAYLVNSLGHCAECHSPRNFLGGIISSQRFAGGPNPEGEGWVPNITQKGLDDWSAKDIAYFLETGQMPDGDTVGGSMARVLRNISQLSPEDRAAIAEYVKSLPPVEGPPRPPRKKES